From Pelosinus fermentans DSM 17108, the proteins below share one genomic window:
- a CDS encoding DUF960 family protein, whose amino-acid sequence MFEQKYATSLVASSVGIDIQIILWELIAQWEKDEIQVDACQIFELSIEYAGGEVFQKIVHRQESPQRVEIFYYKTIRYPINAIIWVIGSEEGGKMMLPNEMKESDASTS is encoded by the coding sequence ACTAGTCTAGTGGCGTCATCAGTAGGCATAGATATACAGATTATACTTTGGGAATTAATTGCTCAATGGGAGAAGGATGAAATTCAAGTCGATGCCTGTCAGATTTTTGAATTATCCATTGAATATGCAGGTGGTGAGGTATTTCAGAAGATAGTCCATAGACAGGAATCGCCTCAGCGGGTAGAAATATTTTATTATAAGACAATCAGATACCCTATTAATGCTATAATATGGGTTATAGGCAGCGAAGAGGGTGGAAAAATGATGCTACCCAATGAAATGAAAGAATCAGATGCAAGTACCTCATAA